The following are from one region of the Myxocyprinus asiaticus isolate MX2 ecotype Aquarium Trade chromosome 2, UBuf_Myxa_2, whole genome shotgun sequence genome:
- the txn gene encoding thioredoxin — protein sequence MVMIIEDKPAFDNALKNAGDKLVVVDFTATWCGPCQNIAPFYKALSEKPENKNVVFLKVDVDDAQDVASFCDIKCMPTFHFYKHGQKVDEFSGSNQALLEEKINKLK from the exons ATGGTTATGATAATTGAGGATAAG CCTGCCTTTGATAATGCTCTGAAAAATGCCGGTGACAAGTTGGTGGTAGTGGACTTTACAGCCACATGGTGCGGGCCCTGCCAGAACATCGCTCCATTCTATAAA GCACTGTCTGAAAaaccagaaaacaaaaatgttgtgttTCTAAAGGTGGATGTGGATGATGCACAG GATGTGGCTAGTTTCTGTGACATCAAATGTATGCCAACATTCCATTTCTATAAGCATGGGCAGAAG GTTGATGAATTTTCTGGCTCAAATCAAGCTTTGCTGGAAGAGAAAATCAACAAACTTAAATGA
- the LOC127414197 gene encoding prostaglandin reductase 1-like gives MVLQAKSWVLKQHFEGFPKVSDFQLKEEQLPEPRDGEVVLEAQFLSVDPYMRPFSRVRMQPGDVMIGTQVAKVIQSNNPSFPVGCHVISRCGWRTHTVSDGRDITQVLADWPQNVPLSHALGAIGMPGLTALYGLEEVCAIKPGETLLVNAAAGAVGSVAGQIAKIKGCTVVGSAGSDDKVAYLKELGFDQAFNYKIVSSLEEALKNASPEGYDCYFENVGGHFSSVAISQMKAFGRIAVCGGISLYNDTIPQTGPYPHLPMIFKQLKMEGFLVGRWEHKNKESLRRLLTWMQEGKLKCREHVTDGFKNMPAAFMGMLQGENIGKAIVKVFQ, from the exons ATGGTTCTTCAAGCCAAATCTTGGGTCCTGAAGCAGCACTTTGAGGGCTTTCCCAAAGTCAGCGACTTCCAGCTGAAAGAAGAGCAGCTCCCTGAGCCCAGAGATGGAG AGGTTGTTCTGGAGGCTCAGTTCCTTAGTGTGGATCCTTACATGCG ACCGTTCAGTCGTGTTCGAATGCAACCTGGAGACGTGATGATCGGAACTCAAGTGGCCAA GGTGATTCAAAGCAATAACCCATCATTTCCTGTGGGCTGCCATGTGATTAGTCGATGCGGATGGAGAACACACACAGTTTCAGATGGCCGTGACATCACACAAGTCTTGGCTGACTGGCCTCAGAATGTCCCCCTCTCCCATGCCCTTGGAGCCATAGGCATGCCAGG GCTGACTGCACTCTATGGTTTGGAGGAAGTTTGTGCCATCAAACCAGGTGAAACCTTACTGGTGAATGCAGCTGCAGGGGCAGTGGGCTCTGTAGCAGGTCAGATTGCCAAAATTAAAGGTTGCACGGTGGTGGGTTCAGCTGGTAGTGATGACAAAGTGGCATACCTGAAAGAGCTGGGCTTTGACCAGGCATTCAACTACAAGATTGTCTCCTCACTGGAGGAAGCACTGAAGAACGCTTCACCTGAAGGATATGACTGCTACTTTGAGAAT GTGGGCGGTCATTTTTCAAGTGTCGCTATTTCACAAATGAAGGCTTTTGGACGAATTGCAGTGTGTGGAGGAATATCGCTGTACAATGACACGATCCCTCAGACCG GCCCTTATCCACACCTTCCCATGATTTTTAAGCAGTTGAAAATGGAAGGTTTCTTGGTGGGCAGGTGGGAGCATAAAAATAAAGAGTCACTAAGGCGATTGTTGACCTGGATGCAAGAG GGAAAGCTCAAGTGTAGAGAGCATGTTACAGATGGGTTTAAAAACATGCCTGCTGCTTTCATGGGGATGCTCCAAGGGGAAAACATTGGGAAGGCCATTGTTAAAGTCTTTCAGTAG